In the Micromonospora narathiwatensis genome, one interval contains:
- the purD gene encoding phosphoribosylamine--glycine ligase, translating to MRVLLVGGGGREHALALGLAADPSVEALIAAPGNPGIAAVAELREVNATDPASVAALAVELGADLVVIGPEAPLVAGVADAVRAKGIPVFGPSAEAARLEGSKAFAKDVMTAAGVPTARAYTCEDRASAGRALDEFGPPYVVKNDGLAAGKGVVVTDDRAVAEEHAAECGRVVVEEYLAGPEVSLFVVTDGEAALPLLPAQDFKRAGDGDTGPNTGGMGAYAPLPWAPAGLVDEVMRDVVHPTLAEMRRRGTPFAGLLYVGLAITAAGPRVIEFNARFGDPETQVVLALLETPLAGLLHAAATGTLAAHPSLRWRDGAAVTVVVAAQGYPAAPRTGDVITGADRAGVIHAGTRRDADGTLRSAGGRVLCGTATGPDLPAARDAAYDLVRGIELAGSHHRTDIAAAAVNEQVTIPS from the coding sequence GTGCGGGTTCTTCTTGTGGGTGGCGGGGGGCGGGAGCACGCGCTCGCGCTCGGGCTCGCCGCAGATCCGTCCGTCGAGGCGTTGATCGCGGCACCGGGTAATCCCGGGATCGCGGCGGTGGCCGAGCTGCGGGAGGTGAACGCCACCGACCCGGCGTCGGTCGCCGCGCTCGCCGTCGAGCTGGGCGCCGACCTGGTGGTGATCGGGCCGGAGGCGCCGCTGGTGGCCGGGGTCGCCGACGCGGTACGCGCCAAGGGCATCCCCGTGTTCGGCCCGTCGGCGGAGGCGGCCCGGCTGGAGGGCTCCAAGGCGTTCGCCAAGGACGTGATGACCGCCGCCGGCGTGCCCACCGCCCGCGCGTACACCTGCGAGGACCGGGCCAGCGCCGGTAGGGCGCTGGACGAGTTCGGGCCGCCGTACGTGGTGAAGAACGACGGGCTGGCCGCCGGCAAGGGCGTCGTGGTGACCGACGACCGGGCGGTCGCCGAAGAGCATGCGGCGGAGTGCGGTCGGGTGGTGGTCGAGGAGTACCTGGCCGGGCCCGAGGTCTCCCTGTTCGTGGTCACCGACGGGGAGGCGGCGCTGCCGCTGCTGCCCGCCCAGGACTTCAAGCGCGCCGGTGACGGCGACACCGGGCCGAACACCGGCGGCATGGGGGCGTACGCGCCGCTGCCCTGGGCGCCGGCCGGCCTGGTCGACGAGGTGATGCGCGACGTCGTGCACCCGACGCTGGCCGAGATGCGCCGCCGGGGCACCCCCTTCGCCGGCCTGCTCTACGTCGGCCTGGCGATCACCGCCGCCGGCCCCCGGGTGATCGAGTTCAACGCCCGTTTCGGCGACCCGGAGACCCAGGTCGTCCTCGCCCTGTTGGAGACGCCGCTCGCCGGCCTGCTGCACGCCGCCGCCACCGGCACCCTCGCCGCGCACCCGTCGCTGCGCTGGCGGGACGGCGCGGCGGTCACCGTCGTGGTCGCGGCGCAGGGATACCCGGCGGCACCGCGTACCGGCGACGTGATCACCGGCGCGGACCGCGCCGGGGTCATCCACGCCGGCACCCGCCGGGACGCCGACGGCACGCTGCGCTCCGCCGGCGGCCGGGTCCTCTGCGGTACGGCCACCGGCCCCGACCTGCCCGCCGCGCGGGACGCCGCCTACGACCTGGTACGCGGCATCGAGCTGGCCGGCTCGCACCACCGCACCGATATCGCCGCCGCCGCGGTGAACGAACAGGTCACTATTCCGAGCTGA
- a CDS encoding N,N-dimethylformamidase beta subunit family domain-containing protein, which translates to MVRLRRRWALGLLLGGVSASALGTVEPSLGRRRGATLTRRQPSLVEVENRAAGEPWWPVGAQASDDRLRQIQGYASATSVAPGESIDFHVAVNPAGKFQITIHRLGWYDGAGARTMLTSPVLVGAPQPVPPADPETGTIACRWPVSWTLRVPDDWTSGLYQAVFTSADGWRGCTPFVVRDDRRAAALCVVLPVTTWQAYNQWPMDRRSGKSLYNGYTPAGRLSPALRAREVSFDRPYAHHGMPGALGQDHDAIQWLERNGYDISYASSLDLHSGRLDPSRHRGVVFCGHDEYWSREMRQVAERAVEDGVSLAYFGANSVYWHIRVRPAGDARPDRVIACAKETPDPDEDESGPTITWRLVGPAEQALLGVQYNGIVRATVPLVVQAANHWFWAGTRVVDGDRIPGLVGGEADGFDPTQPRPVNVTATRLSASPFRTRSGRHAMQHTHLYQTPQGALVFASGTLHWTMALNRPGHRDNRIERATANLLDRIISRTPAGDRSAPASR; encoded by the coding sequence ATGGTCCGACTTCGCCGGCGCTGGGCACTCGGTCTCCTTCTGGGCGGAGTCTCCGCCAGCGCGCTCGGCACCGTCGAGCCCAGCCTCGGCCGGCGCCGCGGGGCCACCCTGACCCGCCGCCAGCCCTCGCTCGTCGAGGTGGAGAACCGCGCGGCCGGTGAGCCCTGGTGGCCGGTCGGTGCCCAGGCCTCCGACGACCGGCTGCGGCAGATCCAGGGGTACGCCTCGGCGACCAGCGTCGCCCCCGGCGAGTCCATCGACTTCCACGTCGCGGTCAACCCGGCCGGCAAGTTCCAGATCACCATCCACCGGCTCGGCTGGTACGACGGCGCCGGCGCGCGCACCATGCTGACCAGCCCGGTCCTGGTCGGCGCGCCGCAGCCGGTGCCGCCCGCCGACCCGGAGACCGGGACGATCGCCTGCCGCTGGCCGGTGTCCTGGACCCTCCGGGTGCCCGACGACTGGACCTCCGGTCTCTACCAGGCGGTCTTCACCTCGGCCGACGGCTGGCGCGGGTGCACCCCGTTCGTCGTACGCGACGACCGGCGGGCCGCCGCGCTCTGCGTCGTCCTGCCGGTGACCACGTGGCAGGCGTACAACCAGTGGCCGATGGACCGGCGGTCCGGCAAGAGCCTCTACAACGGCTACACCCCGGCCGGGCGGCTCAGCCCGGCGCTACGGGCACGGGAGGTCTCCTTCGACCGGCCGTACGCCCACCACGGTATGCCGGGCGCGCTGGGTCAGGACCACGACGCGATCCAGTGGCTGGAGCGCAACGGCTACGACATCAGCTACGCGAGCAGCCTCGACCTGCACTCGGGGCGGCTCGATCCGAGCCGACACCGGGGCGTGGTGTTCTGCGGGCACGACGAGTACTGGTCGCGGGAGATGCGGCAGGTGGCGGAACGGGCGGTCGAAGACGGCGTGAGCCTCGCGTACTTCGGTGCGAACAGCGTCTACTGGCACATCCGGGTCCGGCCCGCCGGCGACGCCCGCCCCGACCGGGTGATCGCCTGCGCCAAGGAGACGCCGGACCCGGACGAGGACGAGTCCGGCCCGACGATCACCTGGCGACTGGTCGGCCCGGCCGAGCAGGCGCTGCTCGGGGTGCAGTACAACGGCATCGTCCGGGCCACGGTCCCGCTGGTGGTCCAGGCCGCCAACCACTGGTTCTGGGCGGGCACCCGGGTCGTCGACGGGGACCGGATCCCGGGGCTGGTCGGCGGGGAGGCCGACGGCTTCGACCCGACCCAACCCCGGCCGGTCAACGTCACCGCGACCAGGCTGAGCGCGTCGCCGTTCCGGACCCGCTCGGGGCGGCACGCCATGCAGCACACCCACCTCTACCAGACGCCGCAGGGTGCCCTGGTCTTCGCGAGCGGGACGCTGCACTGGACGATGGCGCTCAACCGCCCCGGGCACCGGGACAACCGGATCGAGCGGGCGACCGCCAACCTCCTCGACCGGATCATCAGCCGCACCCCGGCCGGCGACCGATCCGCCCCGGCCTCGCGGTAA